ATAATTGGATGGATGAAAATCTTGCTGTCACTGAATCTCTGACTGCTATCAAACGAGCAGGTGCAAATATAATAATATCTTATTATGCAAAAAAAATGGCAGAAATTTTAAGGAATAGTTAGAGAACTGAAAGTAAAGTAGTTAAACATTAGATAATCAAGTATAATATTATAGAAATAATAGGAAGTTAGAAAAAATTATGGTATTGGAGAGAATACGTGAATGTCCGTATCTCGCCCATCAGCTACATATACATTTCCTTGAGAATCCAATGCAATTCCGACCGGATCCTTGATCAATTCATGTAATGCACCTATATTTCCAAATTGAGTGATATACGTTCCATTATTATTAAAAACTTGGATTCTGTTATTATCACTATCTGACACGTATATATTGTCAGAAGGATCTATTGCTAAATCTATAGGGGCTTTAAACTGACCATTGCCCGATCCGAAGGTTCCGAATTTCATCAAGAAATTTCCATCCTGATCGAATTTTTGTACTCTGTTGTTACTAGAATCCGTTACATAAATATCATTATTTGAATCTATGGCTACATCAGCGGGGTTATTAAATTGACCATCACTGAGACCCGGAGACCCAAAACTCATCAAGAAATTTCCATCCTGATCGAATTTTTGTACGTTGTTATTTTCTCCAAAGTCGGTGGCATAAAGATTATTTTCTTTATCCACACCGACACCACCTGGACTGATAAATAATCCAGGGCCAAGGCCAAATGATCCTATAGATCGAATAAAGGTGCCATTAGGAGTAAATTCTTTTATTGCGTACGTTGGATTTCCAAAGTCAGCAATGTAAATAGAATCATTGGAATTTATTGCAATACCAGCGGGATTAGTAAAGTATTGTGGCCCATTGCCAAAAGTACCAAAACCCAGTATAAAGGTGCCATTAGGAGTAAATTTTTGGATCATTTGGGTGGTATATCCGGCAAAGTCTGATACATACACACTATCTTCAGAGTCAACTCCAATACCCGATACCTGGTTAAATTGACCTTGAGCAACCCCTTTCTCTCCCCACATAGTTTCATGTGCAAATTCTAGGGCATATGCAGAGAATTGGTTTGCTGTTAATAACATCACACCGAATACCAGTATGCTTAAAATAGCAAATGGAATAAGTTTCATCTCGTAATATCAACGATCCATTATTTAAATAGTTTTTTAAAATGAGAAGGAAAATATAAATAAAAAGTGCATTAGTGATTAGAGACGTTCTTGTTTGCGTCTTTCATCAAGTGAGGAGGTTTGATTAAGTCTGGATTGATAGTTACACCGTAAATAGGTAAATCACCAAAATGATTATCTACACTTTCTGGATCGATATTTATGGTTATTACACTGTCATTTGATGTTTGTATTGAGGTAGGAATATCGGTTGCGGGACCATCTTGCAAACTTACCGTGGATGTGCCATTATAATGGGTAGATTCATTGTCTGGATGGGACACACTTGAGATAACAAAATCTGTTAGGGTATGAGTATGTCTTGCCGTGCCGTCAGGTCGTATCATTTCAATAGCAGCATTAAATACATCTGAGGATTGATTATTCTGAACATTCGTATCATTTACTATATTTGACCTCCAATTTCCAACCATTACCCATTCAACGGTACCGGATTCATTTTCCGAAAGTCCTGCAATTGGACCAAAAATAAATTGGTCATTTATTAATTGTGGAGGAATAGCATTTACAGGATTTGAAATAGATCCAAGGTATATAAAACTAGAAACTAAGATAGCAGCAAATAATAATGTTAACGTTTTAAGATTCTGCATTGAGTAATATGCACATTTGCCATTATTATCTTTTATGAATTCCTTATTATAGAATAACCTATAAAATTTGATGTTTGTCAAGAGGCTTTTCCACCATTTAGATTGATTAGTTTGGACTATATACACGTCCCTATTAGATATACATAGCAATTCAATTCCTTAAAAAATAGTTAACATCAGAGAATCTCAATACGCTATTATTATTCCCCGATTGTAAAATACGCGAATAAATGATTAGACATATAAGTGTATGATTTTTAATAATTGGTATGAGTTTTTTACAGCAATTAACTTTTTTACTTGCTGTAATACTTGCAACTATATTCATAATTTCATTGGTTTTTAATCAAACAATGACCTATTACCGGATTCTAGAGAAGGCGAGAAAATTTGGAAAAAAAGCCAAAATTAGGAATAAGTCTGCTAGTTTTTAGAATTATATTATAGAGGATATATAAATACATTTTAGGTCATCCTCCAACGTGTCCAGGTATTTAGAATTAGATCAGAAACAGATGTATCAATAAGCCTAATGCGACTAATCACAATGAAGGTCAAAATATAGGTATCGCTGTTGCTGCTGCTGTTGATGCTGCTGCAATCTATAAAATCATTATATCAGTAGTCAGAGTTTTGAATGTATTCGTAAAATTTACTAAAAGATTGCCTCCAAACATTGATATTCTAATAAAGTCACCAATAATGCATGAGTTTCGTTACTGGAATTATAATAACCATAATTGGCGTAATATTGTATGCGATTTCTAGCATGTTGCCGCCTGGTGCAACTACCATAGCAAGGATAGGAGGAATCATTCTAGCAATAATTGGAATAATAATAATAATATTGGCAGCTGTAGGGGTAGCTTTCTTCATAGCTCCGTTTTAATCACTTTATTCCGTTTATTTTTGTAATGCAGATTAAGATTTAGTGAATAGATTATCCCTTTCTTGTTGTTAATGAGGATGGCATCATCGTCTACCTAATACTTATCTGATACATCGGACTCAAAGCAATGGTAAATTTAAGGAAAAACAAAATCCTTTTTGATCAGTTAGATAATAGATAAAACAAGTATGCAGAAGGTCGAGACCAGCTACGAACTATCTAAAACCGCAATTAAAGAGATGATTGGAGGGTAACTATTTTTTTTAGAATGATCGCGCGGATAATTAACAATTTTGAGATAATGTATATCTAGAACATAAGACAAATAATTATCATTATACCTCATGACCGATATAACATTTGATAAATCACGTATTCTATTTGAAAAAGCATCCAAAATGATTCCAGGAGGGGTTAATAGTCCAGTCAGATATTTTCAACCACATCCATTTTTTGTTGAATCTGCCAATGGAAGTAGACTATTTACCAATGATGGTGATGTATTAATTGATTATTGCTTGGGTTACGGATCAGTTTTTCTAGGACATGGTAATCAACAAATAGGCTCTGAAATAAAGAGTCAGATAGACAAAGGAAATTTGTTTTGTGCGCCTACAGAAAAGGAGACTCAATTAGCGGAAATTTGTTCCAAAATAATTCCATGTGCCGAAATGGTAAGAATTATGAATACTGGAGCTGAGGCAACGATGCATTCTATTCGCTTAGCAAGAGCATTTACAAGAAAAACAAAGATAATAAAACTTGAGGGCGGGTATCATGGCGCTTTTGATTATGTCCTAAATAAAGCTGGTTCAGGGGCAGCCGATCAAGAATATTCTGACGGCATACTAACAGAGAGTGCCTCAAAAACTATTACCGTTCCATATAATGATATCGAGTCATTGCAATCAGTGATAGACAATGAACAAAATCACAATGACATAGCTTGTATAATAGTTGAACCCGTTATGGCTAATACCGGCCTTATTCTTCCTGAAAAAGATTATCTTAACAGTATTCGAAACCTAACTAAACAAAACAATATAGTTTTGATATTTGATGAAGTGGTAACCGGATTTAGATTAGCCTTAGGTGGAGCAAGCGAATTCTTCGGCATAAAACCAGATATTGCTACATTTGCCAAAACTTTGGGAAATGGATACCCTATTTCACTTATCGCAGGCAGGAGAGAAATATTATTGGGATTAGCTCCTAGTGGGTCAGTATATCAAGCAAGTACATTCGCTGGAAATCCAATTTCAGTAACAGCTGCCCTGAAAACTTTAGAAATCTTAATTGACGAAAAGAATACCATCTATCCTAAAGTAGCCAGAACTTGTGACAAATTAGTTGAAGCAGTAAGAAACATGGTACAAGACAAAAAAATTGACGTTATTATAAATTCTATTGGTTCCATGTTTCAATTGTTTTTTTCTGATAAAATAATAAGAAACTATTATTCAGTAAAATCATCAAATACTAAGTTATTTATGAACATGTTTAGAATATTACTCACAAAAGGTGTATTTATTCCACCATCCCCATTTGAAACCTGTTTTATTTCAACTCAGCATAACGAGGAAGATCTTGAAAAAACTTTAGATGCTTATGAAACCGCATTATCCAGGGTGAAAAATTATTAAAGAAATAGTTGTTGCTACGAGGGCTAGCAAACTAGCCACGCATCAAACTAATTTAGTCATTTCATCCTTGAGGGAAATCGAACCAGACCTAAAGATTAGAATGGACAAAGTTACTACGAAAGGTGATAGAGATAGCAGACCATTTTATGTAATCAATCAAACTGGAGTATTTGAAAAAGAAGTGAATGAAAAAGTACTTCGGTATAAAGCTGATTTTGCAGTACATAGTCTTAAAGATCTTCATGCAGGCATATCGGAAAAGTTAGTAGTTGCATGTATTCCTAAAAGAGAAAGGCCAAACGATGTTTTCATAAACAGTATAAACAACTACAAGCTTCATCAGCTAGAAAAAGATTCCATAATAGGAACAAGTAGTATTAGAAGAGCCATACAAATCAGAACCAAGTATCCAAAATTAAGGGTCAAGTCAATTAGGGGCAATATAGAAACAAGAATAAACAGATCAAAAGAAAATCAATACGCTGGAATAATCTTAGCAGAAGCAGGAATTGAGAGATTAGGTATGAAAAATCAGATCACACAAAGACTAAGCATTCAAAGTTTTACACCAGTCCCGGGACAAGGAGCGCTTGCAATTGTTTGTAGAAAAGATGACAAAGATCTGTTAAAAATGCTAAAGCGAATTGAACACAAGACCTCATATAAAGAAATCCAGGCTGAAAGATCCCTTACAGAAAGTATTGGAGCCGGTTGCACAGTTCCAATGGGAGCGTTAGCCACTTTAAAAAACAAGGATAGATTAATGACACTTTTTGCCGTAGTTTATTCGCTAGACGGAAGAAAATCAATCAAAGTAAAGAAACAATATAATGCTGCTTATCCACGAAAATTGGGTCAAATGGTGGCAGAAGTATTAATATCAAAAGGAGCTAAAGAAATAACGAAAGAATGGAATAATACTAGTATGAATATCGATACACTAGATGAGTTGATAGAATGAAAAATAACGATAGCCTGGGCAAAGTTTACATTTGCGGAGCAGGTCCTGGTGATCCAAAATTACTAACGATAAAGGCATTTGAGTTGATAAAACAAGCTGATGTAATTTTATATGACAGACTGATAGGAGACGAAATTATAAAACTTTTTCCAGATACATCAGAGAAAGTTTACGTCGGTAGAAATGTTGGAGATCCGACTACCCATCAAAATAAGACAAATGAATTGATTATAAAGTATGCAAAAATGGGGAGAAAGGTACTGAGACTCAAAGGCGGTGACCCTTTTATTTTTGGTAGAGGCGGAGAAGAAGCAGAGATTTTGGTAGAGAACAATATATCCTTTGAAATCATTCCTGGAATTACCTCTGGTATTGGGGCCGCTAATTATTCTGGTATACCACTCACACATAGAAAGTATGGCTCAGCTGTTGCATTCGTTACTGGTCATGAGGATCCAGATAAGAAAACTCCCGAAGTAAATTGGGATAAATTATTTGAAGCGGTTGACACCGTGGTGATCTATATGGGAACAGAAAAGTTAGAATTGATCATAAATAAAATAAAAGGAGGAAAAATTAATGATAAAACCCTAGTTGCAATAATCCAAAATGGTACCTTAAAGAATCAGACAGTAATTACAGGCAGCTTGGGCAACATAGTTAGTTTAGCTAAAGAACATAATGTAAAACCTCCCGCCATAGTCATAATTGGAGATATAGTAAATCTTAACAAGAAAATCAAATGGTACATTCAAGGAACTAGAGTAGAATCATGATTATAATCAAGAAGAAAGAGTTAACCCAATAAATTGGAAAAAATAATCATTGTGATTACTAATGAGGGAGTATTGATGAATGATATCCAAAACCAAAACATTGACCAGGTTCATATAGACAAGATTGAACTAATTGCGTTACCTACTATGTCGGTTAATAAAATCGAATCAAAAGAAGTAAGAGAATGTTTTAAAAGACTCAGTAAAGGCTTGTATAACTATTGTATTTTTTTGAGCTCCAATGCAGTCAAAATATTTTTTGAAATGGCAAAAAACGAACACAACTATGAAAGAATCATCAAGGAATTAAATAAAATAAACATGATAGTAATTGGACCTAAAACCAAAAAAATATTGCGAGGGTACGGATTTGATTCAAAGATAGGATCTTCAACCAACATCATTGATAAGAAATATTCTTCATCGGAAATAATTGAGTTTTTAGAAACCTTGGAAAGAGAATGTAAAACTAAACATCCAAAAGAAATCCCAAAAATCCTGATGCCTCGAAGTGCAGAATCAGTAAAGTCTAATAATTATATTAATACGAAATTCAAATACATAATACTGGACCAAGTTTTCTTTTATGAAACAAGAGAAAACAAAAATGTATCAAATTCGGAGGAGTGGAAGAAATTAATGGAATTACCTAATCGCGTTGAAAAAGCTTACCTGATTTTTACAAGTCCCTCTACGGTCAGATCTTTTTTTAAAATAATCTATCATCAATTCTCTCAAATATCGGATCGCAAAAGTGAAAGAGAAGTACTCCAAGCTTTAAATATAAACAAGGTGGTTTCAATAGGACCAAAAACTTCATTTGAATTAAATAAAAACAAAATAAATTTTACGGAATCATCCGAATATACAATAGATGGCGCTCTGGATTCGTTACTCCGATTGATCAAATAGGGACCTATTTTAAATGGCTATTATAAAAGAAAAAGTCCAAAACACAGAGAAAAAA
Above is a window of Candidatus Nitrosocosmicus arcticus DNA encoding:
- a CDS encoding 6-bladed beta-propeller, yielding MKLIPFAILSILVFGVMLLTANQFSAYALEFAHETMWGEKGVAQGQFNQVSGIGVDSEDSVYVSDFAGYTTQMIQKFTPNGTFILGFGTFGNGPQYFTNPAGIAINSNDSIYIADFGNPTYAIKEFTPNGTFIRSIGSFGLGPGLFISPGGVGVDKENNLYATDFGENNNVQKFDQDGNFLMSFGSPGLSDGQFNNPADVAIDSNNDIYVTDSSNNRVQKFDQDGNFLMKFGTFGSGNGQFKAPIDLAIDPSDNIYVSDSDNNRIQVFNNNGTYITQFGNIGALHELIKDPVGIALDSQGNVYVADGRDTDIHVFSPIP
- a CDS encoding aspartate aminotransferase family protein, whose translation is MTDITFDKSRILFEKASKMIPGGVNSPVRYFQPHPFFVESANGSRLFTNDGDVLIDYCLGYGSVFLGHGNQQIGSEIKSQIDKGNLFCAPTEKETQLAEICSKIIPCAEMVRIMNTGAEATMHSIRLARAFTRKTKIIKLEGGYHGAFDYVLNKAGSGAADQEYSDGILTESASKTITVPYNDIESLQSVIDNEQNHNDIACIIVEPVMANTGLILPEKDYLNSIRNLTKQNNIVLIFDEVVTGFRLALGGASEFFGIKPDIATFAKTLGNGYPISLIAGRREILLGLAPSGSVYQASTFAGNPISVTAALKTLEILIDEKNTIYPKVARTCDKLVEAVRNMVQDKKIDVIINSIGSMFQLFFSDKIIRNYYSVKSSNTKLFMNMFRILLTKGVFIPPSPFETCFISTQHNEEDLEKTLDAYETALSRVKNY
- the hemC gene encoding hydroxymethylbilane synthase; its protein translation is MVVATRASKLATHQTNLVISSLREIEPDLKIRMDKVTTKGDRDSRPFYVINQTGVFEKEVNEKVLRYKADFAVHSLKDLHAGISEKLVVACIPKRERPNDVFINSINNYKLHQLEKDSIIGTSSIRRAIQIRTKYPKLRVKSIRGNIETRINRSKENQYAGIILAEAGIERLGMKNQITQRLSIQSFTPVPGQGALAIVCRKDDKDLLKMLKRIEHKTSYKEIQAERSLTESIGAGCTVPMGALATLKNKDRLMTLFAVVYSLDGRKSIKVKKQYNAAYPRKLGQMVAEVLISKGAKEITKEWNNTSMNIDTLDELIE
- the cobA gene encoding uroporphyrinogen-III C-methyltransferase; translated protein: MKNNDSLGKVYICGAGPGDPKLLTIKAFELIKQADVILYDRLIGDEIIKLFPDTSEKVYVGRNVGDPTTHQNKTNELIIKYAKMGRKVLRLKGGDPFIFGRGGEEAEILVENNISFEIIPGITSGIGAANYSGIPLTHRKYGSAVAFVTGHEDPDKKTPEVNWDKLFEAVDTVVIYMGTEKLELIINKIKGGKINDKTLVAIIQNGTLKNQTVITGSLGNIVSLAKEHNVKPPAIVIIGDIVNLNKKIKWYIQGTRVES
- a CDS encoding uroporphyrinogen-III synthase → MEKIIIVITNEGVLMNDIQNQNIDQVHIDKIELIALPTMSVNKIESKEVRECFKRLSKGLYNYCIFLSSNAVKIFFEMAKNEHNYERIIKELNKINMIVIGPKTKKILRGYGFDSKIGSSTNIIDKKYSSSEIIEFLETLERECKTKHPKEIPKILMPRSAESVKSNNYINTKFKYIILDQVFFYETRENKNVSNSEEWKKLMELPNRVEKAYLIFTSPSTVRSFFKIIYHQFSQISDRKSEREVLQALNINKVVSIGPKTSFELNKNKINFTESSEYTIDGALDSLLRLIK